From Cricetulus griseus strain 17A/GY chromosome 1 unlocalized genomic scaffold, alternate assembly CriGri-PICRH-1.0 chr1_0, whole genome shotgun sequence, a single genomic window includes:
- the Ubl4b gene encoding ubiquitin-like protein 4B produces MLLTVKLLLGRRCSLQVSGKESVATLKKLVSQHLQVPEAQQHLLFRGQLLDDNKHLSDYSIGPNASINVIMRPPEEAALDKTHQPQPLWLQLDQVLGKHFGPKDAKAVLGLLRQEHEERLQRLNLEALEQLVGKLLEEQKLEELAEEKEESAVTSELQQNEEGGGGGEEVKEEKDEEEADQQTSPSYSFAH; encoded by the coding sequence ATGTTACTCACGGTCAAGCTGCTCTTGGGCCGAAGATGCAGCCTGCAGGTATCTGGAAAAGAAAGCGTGGCCACACTGAAGAAGCTGGTTTCTCAACACCTGCAGGTGCCAGAGGCGCAGCAGCACCTGCTGTTCCGTGGCCAGCTCCTGGATGATAACAAACACCTCTCGGATTACAGCATTGGGCCCAATGCCTCCATCAATGTCATCATGCGGCCTCCAGAGGAGGCAGCATTGGACAAGACCCACCAACCCCAGCCCCTGTGGCTCCAGCTGGACCAGGTCCTAGGCAAACATTTTGGGCCCAAGGATGCCAAGGCAGTGCTGGGACTGTTGAGGCAAGAGCATGAGGAGCGCCTGCAGAGGCTGAATTTGGAGGCCCTGGAGCAGCTGGTAGGCAAactcctggaagagcagaagCTTGAAGAGCTggcagaggaaaaggaggaatcGGCTGTCACCTCAGAGCTCCAACAaaatgaggaaggaggaggaggaggagaggaggtgaaagaagagaaggatgaggaggaggctGACCAGCAAACTAGCCCATCCTACTCTTTTGCTCACTAA